In Colletotrichum destructivum chromosome 8, complete sequence, the following proteins share a genomic window:
- a CDS encoding Putative U6 snRNA phosphodiesterase 1 — MALVDYSSSDSASEPGSPPVKRRKASGSGTHGSVPDNNATGAGECHDSETKTGSVDGMGKASNSEGLPPLPAQFHDLYASTVRTSTADDPNLHQGRKRTIPHIAGNWPSHVYIEWHPTADQHSLLVALLDNIKPFLNSQKLYPLLTSDLNAPLPLHISLSRPLSLPTAQKDHFLSALTHSLSAATGGFHISPRGIGFFKSPDSDRAFLVLRVADSAVSQDTTSTSGKNPQLQTLLTKCNAVALRLNHPPLYQTDATELVDDAFHMSIGWTFGLPPEDACLRTRALLKQPDFCDVGQWQIGVSGVKIKIGNIITHVPLTDDSRARKNSIVEEVLYE, encoded by the exons ATGGCTCTAGTGGACTACTCCTCGTCCGACTCTGCTTCTGAACCGGGCTCGCCTCCGGTCAAGCGTCGCAAAGCGTCGGGCTCCGGGACCCACGGCTCCGTGCCGGACAACAACGCtaccggcgccggcgaatGTCATGATAGCGAAACAAAAACCGGTTCTGTGGATGGCATGGGCAAAGCCAGTAACTCGGAGGGGTTACCCCCTCTTCCTGCCCAATTCCATGATCTTTACGCCTCCACTGTCCGAACCAGCACCGCCGATGACCCAAACCTGCACCAAGGTCGGAAGAGGACCATTCCACACATTGCTGGCAACTGGCCGTCACACGTATACATTGAAT GGCACCCAACTGCCGACCAGCAttccctcctcgtcgcccttctGGACAATATCAAGCCCTTTCTCAACTCGCAGAAGCTGTACCCGCTCCTCACCTCCGACCTCAACGCTCCCCTACCCCTCCACATCTCTCTCTCACGCCCGCTGTCCCTGCCCACGGCACAGAAGGACCACTTTCTCTCGGCTCTAACACACTCGCTGTCCGCCGCTACGGGGGGGTTCCACATCTCCCCTCGAGGTATCGGATTCTTCAAGTCCCCCGACTCGGACCGagccttcctcgtcctccgcgTCGCGGATTCGGCCGTCTCGCAGGACACTACCAGCACGAGCGGCAAGAACCCGCAGCTGCAGACACTGCTGACCAAGTGTAACGCTGTTGCCCTGCGCCTCAACCACCCACCCTTGTACCAGACCGACGCcaccgagctcgtcgacgacgcttTTCACATGAGCATCGGTTGGACATTCGGGCTACCGCCGGAGGACGCGTGCTTGCGGACGCGTGCTCTGCTGAAGCAGCCCGACTTCTGCGACGTTGGACAGTGGCAAATTGGGGTGTCAGGGGTCAAGATTAAGATTGGAAACATTATCACGCATGTGCCTTTGACCGACGACTCGAGGGCTAGGAAGAACAGTATTGTTGAGGAAGTGTTGTACGAGTAG
- a CDS encoding Putative endoplasmic reticulum oxidoreductin 1, ERO1-like superfamily, whose protein sequence is MIVRYAAVFFPLLFSLSGAHVEVSDSHISLSNSTYQISPKAIVSDACASYSTLDRLNTKVKPLVDDLTRSTDFFSHYRLNLFHKKCPFWNDENGMCGNIACAVETLDNEEDIPEVWRASELGKLEGPLAKHPPRKVQHERPERPLQGKLGEEVGESCVVEYDDECDERDYCVPEDESASSKGDYVSLLRNPERFTGYGGFGAAQVWDAIYRENCFQKSSFPHSASLGQSQVSHKGPAAQDFRQVLEAVGRQQALEQMRETQPNAPFVAQTGLEVEDECLEKRVFYRVISGMHASISTHLCWDFLNQTTGQWQPNVACYRTRLHTHPERISNLYFNYALVTRAVAKLGPYLQGRDYTFCSGDIDQDASTRAKVLEVTEGAASVPQIFDESLMFKNGEGPSLKEDFRNRFRNISRVMDCVGCDKCRLWGKLQTAGYGTALKVLFEFDNASEDIPVLKRTELVALFNTYARISSSLDAITKFRAMIDSEDALTAASATAPNLPKSASEDIPDRAKKPHHVVILPETESMEKEDPEDEYAEDEPRREETLTDALGEEFDRVIKAFNFVLRRWLSFPKTFFNVAVVELIRFYQFFVGLPVSERNWSFERPVVDEL, encoded by the exons ATGATTGTGCGGTATGCCGCCGTTTTCTTTCCCCTTCTATTCTCTCTTTCGGGGGCCCACGTCGAGGTGTCCGACTCCCACATCTCCCTATCTAACTCGACATACCAGATCTCTCCCAAGGCCATCGTTTCCGACGCATGCGCCTCGTACTCGACTCTCGACAGACTGAATACCAAGGTCAAGCCCCTCGTTGATGACCTTACGAGATCGaccgacttcttctcccactATCGACTGAATCTCTTCCACAAGAAGTGCCCCTTCTGGAACGACGAAAATGGCATGTGCGGCAATATCGCTTGCGCCGTCGAGACGCTTGAcaacgaggaggacatcCCCGAGGTCTGGAGGGCGAGTGAGCTGGGGAAGCTGGAGGGCCCGCTTGCGAAACACCCCCCGAGAAAGGTACAGCATGAGCGCCCTGAGCGGCCCCTGCAGGGAAAGCTGGGTGAGGAGGTCGGTGAGAGCTGCGTGGTGGAATACGACGATGAGTGTGACGAGCGAGACTACTGTgtgcccgaggacgagagtGCGAGCTCCAAGGGCGACTACGTGAGCCTCCTCCGCAACCCCGAGCGCTTCACCGGATACGGTGGCTTCGGTGCCGCTCAGGTATGGGACGCTATCTACCGCGAGAACTGTTTCCAGAAGAGCTCTTTTCCGCACTCGGCGTCTCTGGGGCAGTCGCAGGTCAGTCACAAGGGCCCCGCGGCTCAAGACTTTCggcaggtcctcgaggcggtagggcggcagcaggcgcTTGAGCAAATGCGGGAGACGCAGCCGAACGCCCCATTCGTGGCTCAgaccggcctcgaggtcgaggacgagtgCCTCGAGAAGCGTGTTTTCTACCGCGTCATCTCGGGCATGCACGCAAGCATCAGCACCCACCTTTGCTGGGATTTCCTCAACCAGACCACCGGTCAGTGGCAGCCCAATGTAGCCTGTTACCGGACCCGACTGCATACCCACCCGGAGCGCATTAGCAACCTATACTTTAACTACGCCCTGGTCacccgcgccgtcgccaagctgGGCCCCTACCTTCAGGGTCGCGACTACACCTTCTGCTCCGGTGACATTGACCAGGACGCCTCGACAAGGGccaaggtcctcgaggtGACAGAAGGCGCTGCTAGCGTGCCCCAAATCTTCGACGAGAGCCTCATGTTTAAGAACGGCGAGGGCCCGTCGCTGAAGGAGGATTTTCGCAACCGCTTCCGCAACATCAGCCGTGTCATGGACTGTGTTGGATGCGACAAGTGCCGCCTTTGGGGCAAGCTGCAGACCGCCGGCTATGGCACCGCGCTCAAAGTTCTGTTCGAATTCGACAACGCCAGCGAAGACATACCTGTGCTGAAGCGTACCGAGCTTGTCGCCCTCTTCAACACGTACGCTCGAATTAGCAGCTCCCTCGATGCCATCACCAAATTCCGCGCCATGATCGATTCAGAGGATGCACTCACCGCTGCGTCTGCCACTGCCCCCAACTTGCCCAAATCCGCTTCCGAAGACATCCCCGACCGAGCAAAGAAGCCTCACCACGTGGTGATATTGCCCGAGACGGAGTccatggagaaggaggaccCGGAGGACGAATACGCCGAGGATGAGCCACGACGCGAGGAGACCCTAACTGACGCCTTGGGGGAAGAGTTTGATCGCGTCATCAAGGCCTTTAACTTCGTCCTGCGCCGTTGGCTCTCATTCCCCAAGACTTT TTTTAacgttgccgttgttgaGCTGATCCGATTCTACCAGTTCTTTGTCGGCCTCCCCGTGAGCGAAAGGAACTGGAGCTTCGAGCGACCTGTCGTAGATGAGTTGTAA
- a CDS encoding Putative cyclin-dependent kinase, regulatory subunit: MDIDMSRRNKVPRPLSESERTRLDEFIESIHYSARYSDSEYEYRHVQLPKAMLKAIPKDYHDSSHGTLKLLWEEEWRALGITQSLGWEHYEVHEPEPHILLFKRPLNYQPPQ, encoded by the exons ATGGATATCGACATGAGCCGCCGCAACAAGGTCCCACGACCTCTGTCGGAATCGGAAAGAACCCGGTTAGATGAATTCATAGAGAGCATTCATTACTCGGCGCG ATACTCTGACAGCGAGTACGAATACCGCCACGTGCAACTTCCCAAGGCCATGCTCAAAGCCATTCCCAAAGACTACCACGACTCTTCCCACGGAACACTGAAATTGCTATGGGAGGAGGAATGGCGAGCACTCGGCATCACTCAG AGCTTGGGTTGGGAACACTACGAAGTGCATGAGCCGGAGCCGCACATCCTACTGTTCAA GCGCCCCCTTAACTACCAGCCTCCCCAGTGA
- a CDS encoding Putative bromodomain-containing protein, producing the protein MDNKRRSSAMNGATDAQEPNAKKQKLAAKYNLKEQETVESTTEYGHFFLEQIRRTADKNGRKVSGYFESLPDKDSNPEYYKKTRMPISLAMIEKKLNQGDFPTLTELESYCKRMVSNAKEFYPRGSQLFEDAERVRKALSNFMTKYNPAYARGGYTAIPTPLPADGTADDVEEDVEPISQSTSGRRKSQAAAKSPEQQDDADGDEEEDIAEVDDGEDEEEEEDDDAEGEEDDDEGSQTSRPATILIRRRGPGRPTKGTTPRKTKARTVTPSRPDCEYEGIPYKGLSFQAAQEKIVEEMIRSKEDGGQEPYFEPFVNLPPRVLKDYYRIVKEPISLKKLQKSVKGVKGRNEATGTSEFKTWAAFEETASLLWKNAFFYNEEGSEIYELGQELEEFFKNELKQAKGAVQEPAQPKIKLKVQQPAPEQPAPSSKKITIHVGGKSDSGESPAPPISQSAGHQVGDHAPIANGITRQSGAPAVPAAMDRIHSVSVASPSPSIVNNVKREDAARPSPTVTPGHTSTPSAFPPPATGSATNLSNATFQPIGVAQHQPQINGIQQQPQQQQKPLWDQTRRAPGKGAADALISSLRVQTHPMINVERRFEITLLPLEKEAQQSVTVHMQSSHLRVQLILVVPSFLEKEGRQWRLFVSVNRQMAHQAHPVPGQVLPLGARVFEAQLQAGAVNNIEVSVAAALPKGQKLSSGADFEVEQMTVFAHVAKN; encoded by the exons ATGGACAACAAACGCAGGTCGTCGGCCATGAACGGCGCGACAGATGCTCAAGAGCCCAACGcaaagaagcagaagcttgCTGCG AAATACAACCTGAAGGAGCAAGAGACAGTCGAGTCCACCACTGAATATGGTCATTTCTTTCTCGAACAAATCCGCCGAACCGCTGACAAAAA TGGACGTAAGGTCTCTGGCTACTTCGAGTCGCTGCCCGATAAGGATAGCAACCCCGAATACTACAAGAAGACGAGAATGCCTATCTCCCTCGCAATgatcgagaagaagctcaaccAAGGAGACTTTCCCACCCTCACCGAACTTGAAAGTTACTGCAAGCGCATGGTATCAAATGCCAAGGAGTTCTACCCTCGCGGGAGTCAGCTCTTCGAAGATGCAGAACGGGTCCGGAAGGCCCTGAGTAACTTCATGACCAAGTACAACCCTGCTTACGCGAGAGGTGGTTATACGGCCATTCCCACCCCCCTGCCTGCCGATGGCACTGCGGATGACGTAGAGGAAGATGTCGAGCCTATTTCTCAGTCTACAAGTGGCCGTCGCAAGTCTCAAGCTGCAGCCAAGTCTCCTGAGCAACAGGACGATgctgatggcgatgaggaagaagacattgccgaagtcgacgacggagaggacgaagaggaagaggaagacgacgatgccgagggtgaagaggacgatgacgaaggaAGTCAGACATCCAGGCCCGCCACTATCCTcattcgtcgtcgaggaccagGCAGACCTACCAAAGGGACAACGCCACGCAAGACAAAGGCACGGACCGTCACGCCCAGCCGCCCTGACTGTGAGTATGAGGGCATCCCCTACAAGGGCCTCAGTTTTCAGGCTGCTCAGGAGAAGATCGTGGAGGAGATGATCCGGAGCAAGGAGGATGG CGGTCAAGAGCCCTATTTCGAACCTTTCGTCAACCTTCCTCCCCGCGTCTTGAAAGATTACTACAGAATTGTGAAGGAGCCTATCTCACTGAAAAAGCTCCAGAAGTCTGTGAAAGGTGTCAAGGGCCGCAATGAGGCCACCGGCACCAGCGAATTCAAGACCTGGGCAGCATTCGAAGAAACGGCTAGCTTGCTCTGGAAGAACGCTTTCTTCTACAATGAGGAGGGGAGCGAGATCTACGAGCTGggccaggagctcgag GAGTTCTTCAAGAATGAGTTGAAGCAAGCCAAGGGCGCTGTTCAAGAGCCGGCACAGCCTAAGATCAAGCTTAAAGTCCAGCAACCGGCGCCTGAGCAGCCCGCACCTTCATCAAAAAAGATCACAATCCACGTGGGGGGCAAGAGCGACTCGGGAGAGTCGCCTGCACCCCCGATCTCCCAGTCGGCTGGACACCAGGTCGGCGATCATGCACCTATCGCCAACGGCATCACGCGCCAGAGTGGAGCTCCAGCTGTTCCGGCTGCGATGGACAGGATTCACAGTGTCTCCGTCGCCTCGCCAAGCCCTTCGATTGTCAACAATGTCAAGCGAGAGGATGCTGCCCGTCCCTCCCCAACAGTGACACCCGGTCATACTagcacgccctcggcctttCCGCCGCCCGCTACTGGATCGGCTACAAATCTATCTAATGCGACCTTTCAGCCTATAGGTGTTGCGCAGCATCAGCCGCAGATTAATGGCatacagcagcagccgcagcagcagcagaaaccTCTGTGGGACCAGACGAGACGCGCTCCAGGCAAAG GAGCTGCAGATGCATTGATCAGCAGCCTTAGAGTCCAGACGCACCCAATGATCAATGTTGAGCGGCGCTTCGAGATTACTCTGTTGCCTCTCGAGAAAGAGGCACAACAGTCAGTGACGGTTCACATGCAGTCCAGCCACTTGAGAGTCCAGCTCATCCTGGTCGTGCCCTCGTTCCTAGAGAAAGAAGGACGTCAGTGGAGACTTTTTGTATCGGTTAACCGCCAGATGGCCCACCAGGCTCACCCTGTTCCCGGTCAGGTGCTGCCTCTCGGCGCCCGCGTCTTTGAAGCCCAGCTTCAGGCTGGAGCTGTCAACAACATTGAGGTCTCCGTTGCGGCTGCTTTGCCCAAGGGTCAAAAGCTGTCCAGCGGCGCTGATTTCGAAGTGGAGCAGATGACGGTGTTTGCTCACGTGGCCAAGAACTAG
- a CDS encoding Putative pyruvate carboxyltransferase, alpha-isopropylmalate/homocitrate synthase yields MCPTPDVPASNGDTNGSNGHTNGSNGVANGNKADHPGYTAIPTKQKHSNPYQPVGDFLSNVDRYKIIESTLREGEQFANAFFDTETKIKIAKALDDFGVDYIELTSPAASEQSRKDCEAICKLGLKSKILTHVRCHMDDARLAVETGVDGVDVVIGTSSYLREHSHGKDMTYIINTAIEVIQFVKSKGLEIRFSSEDSFRSDLVDLLSVYSAVDKVGVHRVGIADTVGCASPRQVYDLVRTLRGVVSCDIETHFHNDTGCAIANAYCALEAGATHIDTSVIGIGERNGITPLGGLMARMIVAAPEYTKSKYKLHKLKEIEDLVAEAVEINIPFNNYITGFCAFTHKAGIHAKAILNNPSTYEIINPADFGMSRYVHFASRLTGWNAIKSRVEQLGLTMTDAQVKVVTQKIKALADVRPIAIDDADSIIRTFHLNITEGEEKPLLPNLTAEEQAKFEKAERELAGEPEKRALDDAAAEPAAKKVKA; encoded by the exons ATGTGTCCTACTCCTGACGTCCCGGCCTCCAATGGCGACACGAATGGCTCCAATGGCCACACGAATGGCTCCAATGGCGTCGCTAACGGCAACAAGGCCG ACCACCCTGGCTACACTGCTATCCCC ACCAAGCAGAAGCATAGCAATCCCTACCAGCCGGTCGGCGACTTCCTCAGCAATGTCGACCGATACAAGATCA TCGAGTCCACTCTGAGAGAGGGCGAGCAGTTCGCCAACGCCTTCTTCGATACTGAAACCAAGATCAAGATTGCAAAGGCCCTCGATGATTTTGGCGTTGATTACATCGAGTTGACGTCGCCTGCCGCGTCAGAGCAGTCTCGCAAGGACTGCGAGGCCATTTGCAAGCTTGGTCTCAAGTCCAAGATCCTTACCCACGTCCGCTGCCAC ATGGACGATGCCCGTCTTGCCGTCGAGACTGGTGTTGACGGTGTCGATGTCGTCATTGGCACTTCTTCCTACCTTCGCGAGCACTCTCACGGCAAGGACATGACCTACATTATCAACACCGCCATCGAGGTTATCCAGTTTGTCAAGTCCAAGGGTCTCGAGATTCGCTTCTCTTCTGAGGACTCTTTCCGCTCTGATCTTGTCGACCTGCTCTCTGTCTACAGTGCCGTCGACAAAGTTGGCGTTCACAGAGTTGGAATCGCCGACACCGTTGGCTGCGCCAGTCCCAGACAGGTCTACGATCTTGTTCGCACTCTTAGAGGCGTAGTCAGCTGCGATATCGAGACTCAT TTCCACAACGACACCGGCtgcgccatcgccaacgctTACtgcgccctcgaggccggtgcTACACACA TTGACACTTCCGTCATTGGTATCGGAGAACGCAACGGTATCACTCCCCTCGGTGGCCTCATGGCTCGCATGATCGTCGCTGCccccgagtacaccaagTCCAAGTACAAGCTGCACAAGCTTAAGGAGATTGAGGACCTtgttgccgaggccgtcgagatcAACATCCCCTTCAACAACTACATCACTGGCTTTTGCGCTTTCACCCACAAGGCTGGTATCCATGCCAAGGCCATCCTGAACAACCCTAGCACATATG AGATCATTAATCCTGCCGACTTCGGTATGAGCAGATATGTTCACTTCGCCTCAAGACTGACGGGATGGAACGCCATCAAGAGCCGTGTtgagcagctcggcctcACAATGACCGACGCCCAGGTCAAGGTCGTCACCCAGAAGATCAAGGCTCTCGCTGATGTCAGACCgatcgccatcgacgacgccgactcGATTATCCGGACTTTCCACCTGAACATTACGGAGGGTGAGGAGAAGCCGTTGCTGCCGAACCTGACTGCTGAGGAGCAGgctaagttcgagaaggcgGAGAGAGAGCTTGCTGGCGAGCCGGAGAAGCGTGCTTTGGATGATGCCGCGGCGGAGCCCGCTGCCAAGAAGGTTAAGGCGTAA
- a CDS encoding Putative tRNAHis guanylyltransferase Thg1, tRNAHis guanylyltransferase catalytic: MANSKFEYVKSFEQPDFLLPNTWIVVRVDGRGFTKLCAKYNFEKPNDKRALDLMNAAARVVVTELPDITIAYGVSDEYSFVFHKSCTLFERRASKIVSTVVSTFTANYVHLWSTYFTDTPLSPPLPSFDGRAVCYPTVMNLRDYMSWRQVDCHINNLYNTTFWTLIKLGGLDNREAEKLLAGTVSGDKNEILFSQFKINYNNEPEMYKKGSVVFRDYELVEPGTHNAAEAADALAEPEKQSKTQAEKDKKKTSKARVVVEHLDIIKDDFWDRRPWLLSNKPGKTPKEP; the protein is encoded by the exons ATGGCGAATTCCAA ATTTGAATATGTCAAGAGCTTTGAGCAACCTGATTTCTTGTTACCGAACACTTGGATCGTTGTCCGCGTAGACGGGAGAGGGTTCACTAA ACTCTGCGCCAAGTATAATTTCGAGAAGCCCAACGATAAGAGGGCGCTCGACCTCATGAACGCCGCTGCCAGGGTGGTCGTTACGGAGCTCCCAGACATCACCATCGCATATGGCGTAAGCGACGAGTACAGCTTCGTCTTTCACAAGTCATGTACGCTGTTCGAGAGGAGAGCGAG TAAAATTGTGAGCACAGTGGTCTCGACGTTCACGGCTAACTACGTCCACCTGTGGTCAACGTATTTCACTGATACCCCGCTCTCGCCGCCCCTGCCGAGCTTTGACGGCCGGGCGGTATGCTATCCTACGGTCATGAATCTGAGGGATTATATGAGCTGGCGGCAAGTTGACT GTCACATCAACAACCTTTACAACACAACTTTCTGGACTCTTATCAAGCTAGGTGGCCTTGACAACAGAGAAGCAGAGAAGCTCTTGGCG GGTACCGTCTCCGGAGACAAGAACGAAATCCTCTTTTCACAGTTCAAGATCAACTATAACAACGAGCCGGAGATGTACAAGAAAGGCAGCGTCGTCTTCCGCGAC TACGAACTCGTCGAGCCGGGGACCCACAACGCCGCTGAGGCGGCTgacgccctggccgagcCAGAGAAGCAGAGCAAGACGCAGGCGgagaaagacaagaaaaagacGAGCAAGGCCAGAGTCGTGGTTGAACACCTCGATATCATCAAAGACGACTTCTGGGACCGGCGGCCGTGGCTTCTCTCCAACAAGCCCGGCAAGACGCCCAAAGAACCCTAA